In a single window of the Poecile atricapillus isolate bPoeAtr1 chromosome 27, bPoeAtr1.hap1, whole genome shotgun sequence genome:
- the LOC131588702 gene encoding ubiquitin carboxyl-terminal hydrolase 42-like gives MATRGNDFFIAEGIAPPERILFPPEKIYMVWQQQQSAGAGLFNVGNTCFLNAVLQCLTYTPPLANYLLSREHSKACQQQGFCMMCTMEAHVNKVFHSPVRAIVPWAVLKAFGQHFQLGMQEDAHDFLCCTVNAMQRACLSASSDLDLSSESTTIIHQIFGGFLRSRVTCFSCKAVSDSYEAFLDVPLDINAASSLTAALEEFVTPEQLDGENCFKCSKCKEKVAASKRFTIHCAPKVLTVCLKRFDCLTGGKMNKAVEYPEYLDLRPYMSEADGEPLYYSLYAVLVHSGDSCHEGHYFCYTKASNGLWYQMDDECVELRSIDTALGQQAYLLFYARSEAWTKGFFLASTIICTIRPQSVGSQQQAGGFYCPTGFA, from the exons ATGGCCACAAGAGGGAACGATTTCT TCATTGCTGAGGGAATAGCTCCCCCAGAAAGGATCCTGTTTCCACCAGAGAAGATTTACATggtctggcagcagcagcagagtgctgGAGCGGGGCTGTTCAATGTGGGCAACACGTGCTTCCTCAACGCTGTCCTGCAGTGTTTGACCTACACCCCGCCACTGGCCAACTACCTGCTGTCCCGAGAGCACAGCAAGGCCT GTCAGCAGCAAGGTTTCTGCATGATGTGCACCATGGAAGCACACGTTAACAAGGTCTTCCATTCCCCTGTCCGTGCCATCGTGCCTTGGGCTGTCCTCAAGGCTTTTGGAC AACATTTTCAGCTGGGTATGCAGGAAGATGCCCATGACTTCTTGTGCTGTACAGTCAATGCCATGCAGAGAGCTTGTCTGAGCGCAAGCAGCGA CTTGGACCTCTCTTCTGAATCCACTACCATCATCCATCAAATATTTGGGGGCTTTCTGAGATCCAGAG TCACCTGCTTCAGCTGCAAAGCCGTTTCTGACTCCTACGAGGCCTTCCTGGATGTTCCTTTGGATATCAAT GCAGCCTCGTCCctcactgcagctctggaagaGTTTGTGACACCTGAGCAGCTGGATGGtgaaaactgctttaaatgCAGCAA GTGTAAGGAGAAGGTTGCTGCCTCCAAGAGGTTCACAATCCACTGTGCACCCAAGGTTCTGACGGTGTGTCTGAAACGGTTTGACTGTTTGACCGGTGGGAAGATGAACAAG GCTGTGGAGTACCCCGAGTACCTGGATCTCCGCCCGTACATGTCCGAGGCTGATGGAGAGCCCCTCTATTACTCCCTGTATGCTGTCCTGGTGCACAGTGGCGACAGCTGCCATGAAGGACACTATTTCTGCTACACCAAG gCCAGCAACGGGCTGTGGTACCAGATGGATGATGAGTGTGTGGAGCTTCGTAGCATTGACACAGCTCTCGGGCAGCAAGCCTACCTGCTGTTTTATGCCAG ATCTGAGGCTTGGACAAAAGGCTTCTTCCTCGCTAGTACCATCATATGCACCATCCGTCCTCAGTCAGTGGGCAGCCAGCAGCAAGCAGGTGGCTTCTATTGTCCCACAGGTTTTGCCTGA
- the LOC131588703 gene encoding LOW QUALITY PROTEIN: ubiquitin carboxyl-terminal hydrolase 42-like (The sequence of the model RefSeq protein was modified relative to this genomic sequence to represent the inferred CDS: deleted 2 bases in 1 codon), with protein sequence MVLSVEDPGQEEAQSGSPLWGKEACSYVMDTTGCDDATGPPPSCGHNPIDDAPSGPTNRSLESACGPGDACQETLLMQQETSSSVWSGYDLRSRFVQHSGFNSSSRKRKRETTNSPCCDQTPVDVIAEGIAPPERILFPPEKIYMVWQQQQSAGAGLFNVGNTFFLNSSTVLQCLTYTPPLANYLLSREHSKACQQQGFCMMCTMEAHVNKVLHSPVRQTSSFLGIGEHFQLGMQEDAHDFLCCTVNAMQRACLSASSDLDLSSESTTIIHQIFGGFLRSRVTCFSCKAVSDSYEAFLDVPLDINAASSLTAALEEFVTPEQLDGENCFKCNKCKEKVAASKRFTIHCAPKVLTVCLKRFDCLTGGKMNKAVEYPEYLDLRPYMSEADGEPLYYSLYAVLVHSGDSCHEGHYFCYTKASNGLWYQMDDECVELRSIDTALGQQAYLLFYARSEAWTKGFFLASTIICTIRPQSVGSQQQAGGFYCPTGFA encoded by the exons ATGGTGCTGAGTGTGGAAGATCCTGGCCAGGAGGAGGCGCAGAGCGGATCCCCACTGTGGGGCAAGGAAGCCTGCAGCTATGTTATGGACACCACAGGCTGTGATGACGCCACAGGGCCTCCTCCAAGTTGTGGACACAATCCCATAGATGATGCACCTTCAGGGCCTACCAACAGGAGCTTGGAGTCGGCGTGTGGACCTGGGGATGCTTGTCAGGAAACCCTGCTGATGCAGCAAGAGACAAGCAGTTCCGTGTGGAGCGGCTACGACCTCCGCAGCCGCTTTGTGCAGCACTCAGGCTTCAACTCTTCatcaaggaagaggaagagggagacAACGAATTCTCCCTGTTGTGACCAAACTCCTGTTGATG TCATTGCTGAGGGAATAGCTCCCCCAGAAAGGATCCTGTTTCCACCGGAGAAGATTTACATggtctggcagcagcagcagagtgctggagcagggctgttcAATGTGGGCAACACATTCTTCCTCAAC TCCTCAACTGTCCTGCAGTGTTTGACCTACACCCCGCCACTGGCCAACTACCTGCTGTCCCGAGAGCACAGCAAGGCCT GTCAGCAGCAAGGTTTCTGCATGATGTGCACCATGGAAGCACACGTTAACAAGGTCTTGCATTCCCCTGTCA GACAAACTTCTTCTTTCTTAGGCATAGGAGAACATTTTCAGCTGGGTATGCAGGAAGATGCCCATGACTTCTTGTGCTGTACAGTCAATGCCATGCAGAGAGCTTGTCTGAGCGCAAGCAGCGA CTTGGACCTCTCTTCTGAATCCACTACCATCATCCATCAAATATTTGGGGGCTTTCTGAGATCCAGAG TCACCTGCTTCAGCTGCAAAGCCGTTTCTGACTCCTACGAGGCCTTCCTGGATGTTCCTTTGGATATCAAT GCAGCCTCGTCCctcactgcagctctggaagaGTTTGTGACACCTGAGCAGCTGGATGGtgaaaactgctttaaatgCAACAA GTGTAAGGAGAAGGTTGCTGCCTCCAAGAGGTTCACAATCCACTGTGCACCCAAGGTTCTGACGGTGTGTCTGAAACGGTTTGACTGTTTGACCGGTGGGAAGATGAACAAG GCTGTGGAGTACCCCGAGTACCTGGATCTCCGCCCGTACATGTCCGAGGCTGATGGAGAGCCCCTCTATTACTCCCTGTATGCTGTCCTGGTGCACAGTGGCGACAGCTGCCATGAAGGACACTATTTCTGCTACACCAAG gCCAGCAACGGGCTGTGGTACCAGATGGATGATGAGTGTGTGGAGCTTCGTAGCATTGACACAGCTCTCGGGCAGCAAGCCTACCTGCTGTTTTATGCCAG ATCTGAGGCTTGGACAAAAGGCTTCTTCCTCGCTAGTACCATCATATGCACCATCCGTCCTCAGTCAGTGGGCAGCCAGCAGCAAGCAGGTGGCTTCTATTGTCCCACAGGTTTTGCCTGA
- the LOC131588704 gene encoding LOW QUALITY PROTEIN: ubiquitin carboxyl-terminal hydrolase 42-like (The sequence of the model RefSeq protein was modified relative to this genomic sequence to represent the inferred CDS: deleted 2 bases in 1 codon) gives MVLSVEDPGQEEAQSGSPLWGKEACSYVMDTTGCDDATGPPPSCGHNPIDDAPSGPTNRSLESACGPGDACQETLLMQQETSSSVWSGYDLRSRFVQHSGFNSSSRKRKRETTNSPCCDQTPVDVIAEGIAPPERILFPPEKIYMVWQQQQSAGAGLFNVGNTFFLNSSTVLQCLTYTPPLANYLLSREHSKACQQQGFCMMCTMEAHVNKVLHSPVRQTSSFLGIGEHFQLGMQEDAHDFLCCTVNAMQRACLSASSDLDLSSESTTIIHQIFGGFLRSRVTCFSCKAVSDSYEAFLDVPLDINAASSLTAALEEFVTPEQLDGENCFKCNKCKEKVAASKRFTIHCAPKVLTVCLKRFDCLTGGKMNKAVEYPEYLDLRPYMSEADGEPLYYSLYAVLVHSGDSCHEGHYFCYTKASNGLWYQMDDECVELRSIDTALGQQAYLLFYARSEAWTKGFFLASTIICTIRPQSVGSQQQAGGFYCPTGFA, from the exons ATGGTGCTGAGTGTGGAAGATCCTGGCCAGGAGGAGGCGCAGAGCGGATCCCCACTGTGGGGCAAGGAAGCCTGCAGCTATGTTATGGACACCACAGGCTGTGATGACGCCACAGGGCCTCCTCCAAGTTGTGGACACAATCCCATAGATGATGCACCTTCAGGGCCTACCAACAGGAGCTTGGAGTCGGCGTGTGGACCTGGGGATGCTTGTCAGGAAACCCTGCTGATGCAGCAAGAGACAAGCAGTTCCGTGTGGAGCGGCTACGACCTCCGCAGCCGCTTTGTGCAGCACTCAGGCTTCAACTCTTCatcaaggaagaggaagagggagacAACGAATTCTCCCTGTTGTGACCAAACTCCTGTTGATG TCATTGCTGAGGGAATAGCTCCCCCAGAAAGGATCCTGTTTCCACCGGAGAAGATTTACATggtctggcagcagcagcagagtgctggagcagggctgttcAATGTGGGCAACACATTCTTCCTCAAC TCCTCAACTGTCCTGCAGTGTTTGACCTACACCCCGCCACTGGCCAACTACCTGCTGTCCCGAGAGCACAGCAAGGCCT GTCAGCAGCAAGGTTTCTGCATGATGTGCACCATGGAAGCACACGTTAACAAGGTCTTGCATTCCCCTGTCA GACAAACTTCTTCTTTCTTAGGCATAGGAGAACATTTTCAGCTGGGTATGCAGGAAGATGCCCATGACTTCTTGTGCTGTACAGTCAATGCCATGCAGAGAGCTTGTCTGAGCGCAAGCAGCGA CTTGGACCTCTCTTCTGAATCCACTACCATCATCCATCAAATATTTGGGGGCTTTCTGAGATCCAGAG TCACCTGCTTCAGCTGCAAAGCCGTTTCTGACTCCTACGAGGCCTTCCTGGATGTTCCTTTGGATATCAAT GCAGCCTCGTCCctcactgcagctctggaagaGTTTGTGACACCTGAGCAGCTGGATGGtgaaaactgctttaaatgCAACAA GTGTAAGGAGAAGGTTGCTGCCTCCAAGAGGTTCACAATCCACTGTGCACCCAAGGTTCTGACGGTGTGTCTGAAACGGTTTGACTGTTTGACCGGTGGGAAGATGAACAAG GCTGTGGAGTACCCCGAGTACCTGGATCTCCGCCCGTACATGTCCGAGGCCGATGGAGAGCCCCTCTATTACTCCCTGTATGCTGTCCTGGTGCACAGTGGCGACAGCTGCCATGAAGGACACTATTTCTGCTACACCAAG gCCAGCAACGGGCTGTGGTACCAGATGGATGATGAGTGTGTGGAGCTTCGTAGCATTGACACAGCTCTCGGGCAGCAAGCCTACCTGCTGTTTTATGCCAG ATCTGAGGCTTGGACAAAAGGCTTCTTCCTCGCTAGTACCATCATATGCACCATCCGTCCTCAGTCAGTGGGCAGCCAGCAGCAAGCAGGTGGCTTCTATTGTCCCACAGGTTTTGCCTGA